In uncultured Methanobrevibacter sp., the DNA window ACTGTAAAAATTACAGCAACTTCAAGAGGGATGAATTTAACGAAAAATACGATAAATAATCCAAGAATAACAAGAGACAAACCTACGATAGCCATTCTGATATAATAGCCGATATCATCAATCATTGTTACTCTTCCGTACTTGTTAGCACGGTTAATAATTGTTCTTACAACTTCGTTTGCCATCAGATTCAAATCAGCAAGCGGAGACATATCATGCTGTATTGCACCGATGTCCACTTCCAGAATAGATATTCCTAAAACATCAGCGTCAATAACGATACCTACATCAACACCGTAGTCCTTTTCAAAATTGATTTTCTTTAATATATCTTTACGAGCCGCAAATTGACCGCTTAAAGGCTGTTCAAATGAAATTTCTGGGAAAAAGTAATTTAAAAGCGGTTTTGCAGTTAGTTCAGTTACACGTCCACTTTCACGGGCAAATTTGGTTTTTGTAATTTCAGCTTTACCTTCAAGAATTGGCCTAATCATAGCCTCAACTTTTTTAGAGGTTAAATTATAAATGTCCGCATCAATAAAAGCTATAATATCACAATCCACTTTTTTATAACCAGTATATAATGCTTCACCCTTACCTTTATTGGTTTCATGAGATATCACTATTGCGCCTGCATTTTCAGCTTCTTCAATGGTATTGTCACTTGATCCATCATTAACAACAATGATTTCATCTACGAAGGATGCCTTTTTTACCACTTCAACTACTTTGGCAACGGTATCCTCCTCGTTGTATGCTGGAATAATAACTGAAACCTTTTGATATTTTTTAGGTTTTTCACTTTTTATGCTAGCTAATAAAAAGATAAATATTACAAAAAACCAATACACTAAAATTCACCGTAATTTTTTTTAATCATTTATAAATATGTTATTAAAGTAGATATAAATGTTATTGAAATTTGAGAGAGTTTTTTACAAAAAATTTTAAATTGATTGTAAATCTAATTTAGAAATATAAATTTTAGGATTGTAACTGATGATTATTAATACTTTAGAAAAGGAATTGAATTTAGCCGATTGGCAAGTTAAAAAAGTTATAAAACTTATTGATGATGGAAATACCATCCCGTTCATTGCAAGGTATAGAAAAGATGTGACAGGTTCACTCAATGATGAAACATTAAGAAAATTTGATGAAAGATTGAAATATCTTAGAAATTTGGAAGAAAGAAAGGAAAAGGTTTTAAAAAGAATTGAGGAACTTGGAAAACTAGACGATAATTTGAAAAGCCAGATTTTAAATGCAAGTTCTTTGGTTGAACTTGAAGATTTGTACAGGCCTTATAAATCTAAAAAACAGACAAGAGCTACTAAAGCGCGTGAAAAAGGATTACAACCTTTTGCAGAAATTATACTTGCTCAGGAAGTTAATGAATCTGTTAAAAAAATAGCCAAAGATTATGTGAACCCTAAAAAAGAAGTTAATACTCCTGAAGAAGCAATACAGGGTGCACAGGATATCATTGCAGAAATAATTTCAGACAATTCTGATTTTCGTAAAAAAATCAGGCAAAATACTTATTTCACAGGCCAGATTACTTCAAAAGCCAAAGATAAAGATATTTCAACAGAATATGAAGTTTATTATAATTATTCAGAAAATATCAAGAAAATTCCTCCACATAGGATTTTGGCAATCAACAGGGCGGAAAAGGAAGGCGTAATTAAGGCAAAGATTGAATGTGACAGTGATGATATTAAAAGGTATTTGGCAAGACATACATTAAAAAACATTTCCAGCATTCCTGAAAAAATAGAATACAATCGATATACCACTCCGATTATTAGGGAAGCTATTGATGATGCTTACAAAAGGTTGATTTCACCTGCAATCGAAAGGGAAATCAGAAATTACCTTACAGCTAAGGCCGAAGAGAAATCCATTGAAGTGTTTGCTCAAAATTTAAATCAGGTATTGATGGAATCTCCTCTTGTCGGTAAAACTATTTTAGGTTGGGACCCGGCTTTCAGGACAGGTTGTAAACTTGCAATAATTGATGAAACTGGAAAAGTACTTGATACTGCACTGATTTATCCGACTGAACCTCAAAATAAAGTCGCTGAATCAATTGAAACTGTTCGCATGCTGATAGATAAATATGACATTAACGTTATAGCTATAGGAAATGGTACTGCTTCAAGGGAATCCGAAGAAATTGTTGCAAAAATCATTAAAGGAACAAATGTGGAGTACATCATCGTTAATGAAGCTGGAGCGTCAGTATACTCTGCATCTAAATTGGCTGATGAAGAGTTTCCTGACTTCACTGAAGGTGAAAGGAGTGCGGTTTCTATTGCAAGAAGACTGCAGGATCCTTTGGCTGAACTTGTTAAAATTGACCCTAAATCCATTGGAGTTGGACAGTATCAGCATGACATGAATCAAAAACAGCTTTCAGAATCTCTGGATGGGGTTGTTGAAAAGGTAGTAAATGAGGTCGGTGTTGATTTGAATACTGCATCATACAGCTTGCTTAACCATGTTTCTGGAATTGGAAAGACTACAGCTCAAAACATAATCTCTTACAGGGATGAAAATGGAAGTTTCACAAACAGAAAAGAGCTGTTAAATGTGAAAAAGTTAGGCAAAAAAACATTTGAGCAATGTGCAGGTTTTGTAAAAATCGATAATCCCTATTATCCTCTAGATAACACTACAATTCATCCGGAATCTTACAGTGCCACTAAAAAGCTTCTAAAAAAACTTAACTGCACGGTCAATGATATCGGTTCCACTAATTTAAAGTTGGATAATCTTGATTTGGAAAGTATTTCAGAGGAGCTTGATATTGGTCAGGAAACGTTAAAAGACATAATTGGT includes these proteins:
- a CDS encoding Tex family protein — encoded protein: MIINTLEKELNLADWQVKKVIKLIDDGNTIPFIARYRKDVTGSLNDETLRKFDERLKYLRNLEERKEKVLKRIEELGKLDDNLKSQILNASSLVELEDLYRPYKSKKQTRATKAREKGLQPFAEIILAQEVNESVKKIAKDYVNPKKEVNTPEEAIQGAQDIIAEIISDNSDFRKKIRQNTYFTGQITSKAKDKDISTEYEVYYNYSENIKKIPPHRILAINRAEKEGVIKAKIECDSDDIKRYLARHTLKNISSIPEKIEYNRYTTPIIREAIDDAYKRLISPAIEREIRNYLTAKAEEKSIEVFAQNLNQVLMESPLVGKTILGWDPAFRTGCKLAIIDETGKVLDTALIYPTEPQNKVAESIETVRMLIDKYDINVIAIGNGTASRESEEIVAKIIKGTNVEYIIVNEAGASVYSASKLADEEFPDFTEGERSAVSIARRLQDPLAELVKIDPKSIGVGQYQHDMNQKQLSESLDGVVEKVVNEVGVDLNTASYSLLNHVSGIGKTTAQNIISYRDENGSFTNRKELLNVKKLGKKTFEQCAGFVKIDNPYYPLDNTTIHPESYSATKKLLKKLNCTVNDIGSTNLKLDNLDLESISEELDIGQETLKDIIGELKKPGRDPREDMPKPILRKNVLSIEDLEEGMIMQGTVRNIVDFGAFVDIGVHQDGLVHISQLVADKYVKHPLDIVSVGQIVDVKVLDVDLKRNRINLSMIL